One window from the genome of [Clostridium] celerecrescens 18A encodes:
- a CDS encoding penicillin-binding transpeptidase domain-containing protein, giving the protein MRNHKLWKKENISGLPLLDRIPRLAILGVFFGFLFLALILRLYRLQILEGAANQEEFMSSIMKTQRLAGSRGNIYDRNGNLLASNRLSYDITLEDSQNYRSNKERQRSLNGTAYQLICLVQDENKLNTVLPISVDEQGNYGFTEEGWKLSRFKADFYGKSTVDELTEEQKSVTAEELMKKLCSKEKFLIEDTYTEEEQDQYDLPHTLTAKEILQIANIRYGLSLNSYRKYLPYLVASDVSEEAMVAVLEMKRSLPGADIQEGSIRVYEGGESLSSILGYTGPISADELEVGNGEGTIYTNQSTIGKGGIEKSMENRLRGQDGMEQFYTDVVGNRKSDPEITRVPQTGNDIYLTIDRDLQNAVYQMLEQQIAGILLANMSESKRADMPKAADASQIRISSDEVYFALIKNHVIDTGRLQEADATDLEKAVYERFTNKKEQVLREFSDSFDVSDTGYDSLSSEVKGYYDYLLDVVKKKKILSEKSGDWDRKEKSFRQYLSDCIANGWIDLGQVEASEKYMTLENSRRLTEEMILDILKKDSGFELLIFQTMLTEGTLTGEDVEKLLYEQGILSKEDPDYPLLINGQLNAWQFIRKKILNLEITPAQLALNPCSGSAVVVNPKDGQVLACVSYPGYDNNRLANQMDTDYYQKLAADLSLPLFNRATSQLTAPGSTFKPVTVIAGLNEGAISTDTSIVCTGVFDKIEPPLRCWKRSGHGPILSSADALKNSCNVYLSEITYRLGTVEEGVFSEEKGLSKLQEYAGLLDLDKKTGIEIGEAEPHVTDRFAIPSSIGQGTHNYTTTQIARYTSTLANHGNSFDLSLIYKVTDSDGNTIQSFKPLLQSNVSIPDYIWNDVAKGMNELVKTNATLKDLKVNAAGKTGTAEESKSRPNHGLFIGYAPFEDPQIAVTVRVANGYSSGNVVGVGKEIFNYYFHLEDPADILTGTASGVSNNLRTD; this is encoded by the coding sequence TTTTACGGCTGTACCGTCTTCAGATCCTGGAGGGGGCAGCAAATCAGGAAGAGTTTATGAGTTCTATTATGAAGACTCAGAGACTTGCCGGAAGCCGGGGAAACATCTATGACAGGAATGGGAATTTACTGGCTTCTAACCGGCTTTCCTATGATATAACCCTGGAGGATTCCCAGAATTACAGATCCAACAAAGAGCGTCAGCGGTCCTTAAACGGAACTGCCTATCAGCTGATCTGCCTGGTTCAGGATGAGAACAAGCTGAATACAGTTTTGCCTATATCTGTGGACGAACAGGGAAACTATGGGTTTACGGAAGAAGGGTGGAAGCTTAGCCGTTTCAAAGCCGATTTTTATGGAAAAAGTACGGTAGATGAGCTTACGGAAGAACAAAAAAGCGTAACAGCAGAAGAACTCATGAAAAAATTATGCAGCAAGGAAAAGTTCCTGATTGAGGATACTTACACAGAGGAAGAACAGGATCAATACGATCTGCCTCATACCCTTACTGCTAAGGAGATATTGCAGATAGCAAACATCCGTTACGGCCTTTCCTTAAATTCATACCGCAAGTATCTTCCATATCTGGTCGCATCAGATGTGTCTGAGGAAGCAATGGTAGCGGTGTTGGAAATGAAACGCAGCCTTCCGGGGGCGGATATCCAGGAAGGCAGCATCCGTGTTTACGAAGGAGGAGAAAGTCTTTCTTCCATATTGGGATATACCGGGCCGATTTCTGCTGATGAACTGGAGGTGGGGAATGGGGAAGGTACTATTTACACGAACCAGTCCACGATTGGAAAAGGTGGAATTGAGAAATCTATGGAAAACCGGCTTCGGGGCCAGGATGGCATGGAACAGTTTTATACGGACGTCGTGGGAAACCGGAAATCGGACCCGGAAATTACCAGGGTACCCCAGACCGGAAATGATATTTACTTAACCATTGACAGGGATTTGCAGAATGCAGTTTATCAGATGCTGGAGCAGCAGATTGCAGGGATCCTCCTTGCCAATATGTCAGAGAGCAAAAGGGCAGACATGCCAAAAGCAGCCGATGCCTCCCAGATCCGGATCTCATCGGATGAAGTGTATTTTGCATTAATAAAGAATCATGTCATTGATACCGGACGGTTACAGGAAGCGGATGCAACGGATCTGGAGAAGGCTGTCTATGAAAGGTTTACGAATAAGAAAGAGCAGGTTTTAAGGGAGTTTTCTGATTCCTTTGATGTTTCAGACACCGGGTATGACTCTTTAAGCAGTGAGGTAAAAGGTTATTATGATTATCTTCTGGATGTAGTAAAGAAGAAAAAAATACTTTCGGAAAAGAGCGGGGATTGGGACCGAAAGGAAAAAAGCTTCCGACAGTATCTTTCTGACTGTATTGCAAATGGCTGGATTGATTTAGGTCAGGTGGAAGCCTCTGAAAAATATATGACACTTGAAAACAGCAGACGCCTGACGGAAGAAATGATCCTGGATATTTTAAAGAAAGATTCCGGATTTGAGTTACTGATATTTCAGACAATGTTAACAGAAGGTACTTTAACTGGGGAGGATGTGGAAAAACTCCTTTATGAACAGGGAATCCTATCAAAAGAGGATCCGGATTATCCCCTTCTTATCAATGGACAGCTGAATGCCTGGCAGTTTATACGGAAGAAAATATTAAATCTGGAGATCACCCCGGCTCAGCTGGCGTTAAACCCCTGTTCCGGATCGGCTGTAGTGGTTAACCCTAAGGACGGACAAGTGCTGGCCTGCGTAAGCTACCCGGGCTATGATAACAACCGGCTGGCAAATCAGATGGATACGGACTACTATCAGAAGCTTGCAGCAGATTTATCCCTTCCTCTGTTTAACCGGGCTACCAGCCAGCTGACGGCTCCGGGATCCACTTTTAAACCGGTAACGGTAATTGCAGGACTGAATGAAGGGGCCATCAGTACGGATACCAGTATCGTATGCACGGGCGTATTTGATAAGATAGAGCCTCCTCTGCGCTGCTGGAAACGGTCAGGACACGGTCCGATTCTCTCCAGTGCCGATGCCCTTAAAAATTCCTGTAATGTTTATCTGTCCGAAATCACATACCGGTTGGGTACGGTCGAGGAGGGGGTGTTTTCGGAAGAGAAAGGACTCAGTAAGCTTCAGGAATATGCCGGTTTGCTTGATCTGGATAAAAAAACAGGCATTGAAATTGGGGAAGCGGAACCTCATGTAACGGATCGGTTTGCCATACCTTCATCCATCGGACAGGGAACCCATAACTATACGACGACACAGATTGCGCGGTATACTTCTACACTGGCCAACCATGGGAACAGCTTTGATCTTTCCCTGATTTATAAAGTGACAGATTCAGATGGCAATACGATCCAGTCTTTTAAGCCTTTGCTTCAGTCCAATGTTTCAATTCCGGACTACATATGGAATGATGTGGCAAAGGGCATGAATGAACTGGTAAAAACCAATGCAACCTTAAAAGACTTGAAAGTGAATGCAGCAGGAAAGACCGGTACAGCAGAGGAATCCAAAAGCCGGCCAAACCATGGACTTTTCATAGGATATGCCCCGTTTGAGGACCCGCAGATAGCCGTAACTGTGCGGGTTGCCAACGGATACAGTTCCGGCAATGTGGTCGGGGTAGGAAAAGAGATATTCAATTATTACTTTCATCTGGAAGATCCCGCTGATATCCTTACCGGGACTGCTTCCGGCGTTTCCAATAATCTGCGGACGGATTAA
- a CDS encoding penicillin-binding transpeptidase domain-containing protein, whose translation MRHKKRRFLFSTVCTLGILLTGLAGAALFFWIQEKIESSRKKPDELFQEYVECLSKADYTDMYGMLDDQSHLNISEDDFITRHKNIYEGIEASGITAQIGPVVEKDGEAAVSYNMSLDSIAGEINISNQVKFRKEKKKGYQMVWDDSVIFPELGRSDKVRVSTDKAKRGSVFDRNGLLLAGKGTASSVGLVPGKMSEDSAGDLETLGNLLGMSADAIGKKLSAKWVKEDSFVPLKTIKKVDELNLNSMEPREDNVKNKEFQDELLAVPGVLITDTEVRYYPLGESGAHLVGYVQNVTAEDLEKHPDEDYLSDSVIGRNGMEALFEKELKGTNGRTITITDSGGTVKKTLAAKPRVDGKDITLTIDSTLQDEIYQAFKEDKSCTVAMNPFTGEVLALVSTPSYDDNDFILGMSEEKWASLNDDERKPMFNRFRQRFAPGSSFKSITGAIGLSTGAIDPNEDFGREGLSWRKDESWGNYYVTTLHDYSPAILENAFIYSDNIYFAKAALKIGYDDFMSGLDKLGFNQEIPFDISVTKSQYSNTERIETEVQLADSGYGQGQMLVNPIHLASLYTMFANHGNVIKPYLQYKAEPKPEVWLPGACSPEIADRIQTALGKVISSEHGTGHAAYRNDIELAGKTGTAEIKASKDDRTGTELGWFAVYTTDPNLETPILLVSMTEDVKDRGGSGYVVRKDKAILNSYIPGGQ comes from the coding sequence ATGAGGCATAAAAAAAGGAGATTTTTATTCAGCACTGTTTGCACACTTGGTATTTTGCTTACTGGTTTGGCAGGGGCGGCTCTGTTCTTCTGGATTCAGGAGAAAATCGAATCGTCAAGGAAAAAGCCTGATGAGTTGTTTCAGGAATATGTGGAATGCCTTTCTAAGGCAGACTATACGGATATGTATGGGATGTTAGATGATCAGAGTCATCTAAATATCAGTGAAGATGATTTTATTACCAGGCATAAAAATATCTACGAGGGGATTGAGGCTTCTGGAATAACCGCCCAGATCGGGCCGGTAGTGGAAAAAGACGGGGAAGCAGCGGTCAGCTACAATATGAGCCTTGACAGTATAGCAGGAGAAATAAATATCAGCAATCAGGTAAAGTTCCGGAAGGAAAAGAAAAAAGGCTATCAGATGGTGTGGGACGACAGTGTGATTTTTCCGGAGCTGGGGCGTTCCGATAAGGTAAGAGTATCAACGGACAAGGCAAAGAGAGGAAGTGTTTTTGACAGGAACGGACTGCTTCTGGCTGGAAAAGGCACCGCTTCCTCCGTAGGCCTGGTTCCCGGAAAAATGAGTGAGGATTCTGCCGGAGATCTTGAGACCCTTGGGAACCTTCTTGGAATGTCTGCAGATGCAATCGGGAAGAAACTGTCAGCTAAATGGGTGAAAGAAGATTCTTTTGTGCCTTTAAAAACTATTAAAAAAGTAGATGAGTTAAATTTGAATTCCATGGAGCCTAGGGAGGATAATGTTAAAAATAAGGAATTCCAGGATGAACTTCTGGCTGTTCCGGGAGTCCTGATCACAGACACGGAAGTACGCTATTACCCGTTGGGAGAGAGTGGAGCTCATCTGGTGGGATATGTCCAGAATGTGACGGCAGAGGATCTTGAAAAGCATCCGGATGAGGATTATCTGTCGGACAGCGTTATAGGAAGGAACGGGATGGAGGCCTTGTTTGAGAAGGAACTGAAAGGGACCAATGGACGGACAATTACCATTACTGATTCTGGCGGGACCGTTAAGAAGACCCTGGCTGCTAAGCCGAGGGTAGACGGAAAGGATATCACTCTGACTATTGACAGCACCCTTCAGGATGAGATATATCAAGCATTCAAAGAGGATAAGAGCTGTACGGTCGCCATGAATCCTTTTACCGGCGAAGTGCTGGCCCTTGTCAGCACGCCGTCCTACGATGATAATGATTTTATCCTTGGAATGTCCGAAGAAAAATGGGCTTCTTTAAATGATGATGAAAGAAAGCCAATGTTTAACCGGTTCCGCCAGAGATTTGCTCCAGGATCTTCCTTTAAGTCCATAACCGGTGCCATCGGGCTTTCTACCGGAGCAATTGATCCTAACGAAGACTTTGGAAGGGAAGGGTTAAGCTGGAGAAAGGATGAAAGCTGGGGGAATTACTATGTCACTACTCTTCATGATTACAGCCCGGCGATACTGGAGAATGCATTTATTTATTCGGATAATATTTATTTTGCAAAGGCTGCCTTGAAAATCGGCTATGATGATTTCATGTCAGGACTGGATAAACTAGGGTTTAATCAGGAGATTCCTTTTGATATTTCTGTAACAAAGTCTCAATATTCCAATACGGAACGGATCGAAACTGAGGTTCAGCTGGCTGATAGTGGATACGGACAGGGTCAGATGTTAGTGAATCCCATACACTTGGCGTCGCTTTATACCATGTTTGCCAATCATGGGAACGTCATAAAGCCGTATCTGCAGTATAAAGCGGAACCAAAACCGGAAGTCTGGCTGCCGGGGGCATGTTCCCCTGAGATTGCAGACAGGATCCAGACTGCCCTCGGCAAAGTGATCAGTTCCGAACACGGGACCGGACACGCGGCTTACCGAAATGATATTGAGCTTGCGGGAAAGACGGGAACGGCTGAGATCAAGGCATCAAAAGACGACAGAACCGGTACGGAGCTTGGCTGGTTTGCTGTCTATACTACAGATCCAAATCTGGAGACTCCCATTCTTCTTGTCAGTATGACGGAAGATGTGAAGGACCGGGGAGGGAGTGGGTATGTGGTGAGAAAGGACAAAGCTATTTTAAATTCTTATATTCCAGGGGGGCAGTAA
- a CDS encoding RHS repeat domain-containing protein: MYDDLYRLKQVRKSNVAGVILAEYEKGNRKTLRYPQSGMETSYQYNDGNRIITLENRRQGTVISASEYGYDVNGNILSKINKTGSSPVTIFYQYDRLGRMTEEDYSGWKRTFYTYDAYSNRVKMMVEGRTKDELVSVTNYEYGLNNRLEKETKKQGKTTETYRYRYDDNGNETFRIWEKTSPTPDYPGTVKLSGHYKRETPTVYEWRHYDGFNQLIQINQDDKEILYQYRGDGLRHSTQVRKLTESQGKTNLYCWDGNDIVAEQTDGKQIKTYIRGINLIAGEFDRVVYYYILNEHGDVTQLWSQSGACKASYEYDAFGVERNPDKEDENPFRYCGEYFDLSSSTYYLRARDYRSSTGRFLAEDSIEKTTRKMPNDQEITDPLSLNKYTYCHNNPIVYNDPTGHLPFLVLAGLAGLAAGAIAGGISSAIQGKFSLEAIVQGAAIGSTVGITGGAGLAYGVTGSALASTGAVASGLGFGVATVGHAGATGFEQARQLLQSQQMRAIEGAGTAKGLIGKDFEDFLTKKIGGYGSFSIGGRDFDGGLGNRWWEAKSGQYWNMLESNPNNVLKFKSDMGDRLKIAIDNGATYELFSNTSIPQTIKDWLTKKGIPFTEILK; the protein is encoded by the coding sequence GTGTATGATGATTTATATCGTCTAAAGCAGGTAAGGAAAAGTAACGTTGCTGGGGTGATACTGGCGGAATACGAAAAAGGCAACCGTAAAACCCTCCGCTATCCGCAGTCCGGTATGGAAACCAGCTATCAGTATAATGATGGCAACCGGATAATAACTTTGGAGAATAGACGGCAGGGAACCGTGATTTCTGCATCGGAATATGGCTATGATGTGAATGGGAATATTCTAAGTAAGATCAACAAAACCGGTTCTTCCCCCGTTACCATATTCTATCAATATGACCGACTGGGTCGTATGACTGAAGAAGATTATTCCGGCTGGAAGCGGACATTTTATACCTATGATGCCTATTCCAACCGTGTGAAAATGATGGTGGAAGGAAGAACAAAGGATGAACTGGTCAGTGTTACCAATTATGAGTATGGTTTGAACAACCGGCTGGAAAAGGAGACAAAAAAGCAAGGGAAAACAACGGAAACGTATCGGTACCGTTATGATGATAATGGAAATGAAACCTTCCGGATTTGGGAGAAAACATCGCCAACACCAGACTATCCGGGAACTGTCAAGTTATCGGGGCATTATAAAAGGGAGACACCGACCGTTTATGAGTGGAGACATTATGATGGATTTAACCAATTAATCCAGATCAACCAGGATGACAAAGAGATTCTATATCAGTACCGTGGAGATGGCCTGCGCCACAGCACCCAGGTGAGGAAACTGACCGAAAGCCAGGGGAAAACGAATTTGTATTGCTGGGATGGAAATGATATCGTAGCGGAACAGACTGACGGTAAACAGATTAAAACCTATATAAGAGGAATCAATTTGATTGCCGGAGAATTCGATCGTGTGGTATACTACTATATATTGAATGAACATGGGGATGTAACCCAGCTATGGAGTCAAAGCGGAGCGTGCAAAGCCTCGTATGAGTATGATGCTTTTGGAGTTGAGAGAAATCCAGATAAGGAGGATGAGAATCCGTTCCGGTATTGTGGGGAGTATTTCGATCTAAGCAGTAGTACATATTATCTTCGTGCCAGAGATTATAGATCTTCGACAGGCCGATTCCTCGCTGAGGACAGTATTGAAAAAACGACAAGGAAGATGCCGAATGATCAAGAGATTACAGACCCACTCAGTCTGAATAAGTATACTTATTGTCACAATAATCCGATTGTATATAATGATCCAACTGGACATCTTCCATTTTTGGTTCTTGCAGGACTAGCCGGTTTAGCAGCTGGAGCGATTGCAGGGGGAATATCATCGGCCATTCAGGGCAAATTTTCCTTGGAAGCAATAGTTCAAGGTGCTGCAATCGGAAGTACGGTCGGTATAACTGGAGGAGCGGGCCTTGCATATGGTGTTACTGGCAGTGCTCTTGCATCAACTGGTGCAGTTGCGTCAGGTCTTGGATTTGGTGTAGCAACTGTGGGGCATGCTGGAGCAACTGGTTTTGAGCAGGCTCGGCAATTATTGCAGTCACAACAAATGAGAGCTATTGAGGGCGCTGGGACTGCAAAAGGGCTTATTGGAAAAGACTTTGAAGACTTTTTAACGAAAAAGATTGGTGGTTATGGTTCATTTAGTATAGGTGGACGAGATTTTGACGGCGGCCTTGGAAATAGATGGTGGGAAGCTAAATCAGGACAATATTGGAATATGTTAGAAAGCAATCCTAATAATGTACTTAAATTCAAAAGTGACATGGGAGATAGACTTAAAATTGCTATTGATAATGGTGCTACTTATGAGCTGTTCTCGAATACCTCCATACCACAAACAATCAAAGACTGGTTAACTAAAAAAGGAATACCGTTTACAGAAATTCTCAAATAA
- a CDS encoding phage holin family protein has protein sequence MVLGISLCFGYVLKNWIKDVDNKYIPTICACLGIILDYDKRSGKYGASSGHETVD, from the coding sequence GTGGTTTTAGGAATATCTTTATGTTTCGGGTATGTCTTAAAGAACTGGATTAAAGATGTAGATAATAAATATATCCCAACTATTTGTGCTTGTCTAGGTATTATTTTAGATTATGATAAGCGGTCTGGCAAGTACGGGGCTTCATCAGGCCATGAAACAGTTGATTGA
- a CDS encoding CPCC family cysteine-rich protein, whose translation MKRKICPCCGYFTIDSEDETIVDICEVCFWQYDAVAHDKADQNIGANHISLNDARDNYKKYGVCKEEFKNMVRKPLEDELPENN comes from the coding sequence ATGAAAAGAAAAATATGTCCTTGCTGTGGATATTTCACGATTGATAGTGAGGACGAGACTATCGTTGATATTTGTGAAGTGTGTTTTTGGCAATATGATGCTGTAGCACATGATAAAGCAGACCAAAATATTGGCGCTAATCATATTTCATTGAACGATGCGAGAGATAACTACAAAAAATATGGTGTTTGTAAAGAAGAGTTCAAGAATATGGTTAGAAAGCCTCTCGAAGATGAATTGCCCGAAAACAATTAA
- a CDS encoding DUF7674 family protein, translating to MNYNDLIKEAISVFPEFLEEYNSIINNSEPDLSILTFYMDEFQQKIQEQINHNKTVLPVYQFYEDIVRQQFIKLIDEYYLDRNDDVLNKISKMTDFFERMAMSENMDVQNVLVVGILEGITEDKEKEKLIKSLLKEKSRNLM from the coding sequence ATGAATTATAATGACTTAATAAAAGAGGCTATTAGCGTATTTCCGGAATTTTTAGAGGAATATAACAGTATTATTAACAACTCAGAGCCTGATTTGTCTATATTAACGTTTTATATGGATGAGTTTCAGCAAAAAATTCAAGAGCAAATTAATCACAATAAAACTGTTTTACCGGTATATCAATTTTATGAAGATATCGTTCGTCAACAGTTTATTAAGTTGATTGATGAGTACTACCTTGACAGAAATGATGATGTTTTAAATAAAATTAGTAAAATGACCGACTTTTTCGAGAGAATGGCAATGTCTGAAAATATGGATGTTCAGAATGTATTAGTAGTGGGAATATTAGAGGGCATTACAGAAGACAAGGAAAAAGAAAAACTGATCAAATCTTTGCTAAAAGAAAAAAGCCGCAATTTAATGTGA